The DNA sequence CGTAGCTCTCCCACTCCTGTTTGTAGAAGGTGTATGCCCCGATATCCGGTATCGTGGGAACGTCTGTCATGACTCTGCCTGAAATTTGCGCGTCTGGATGATAGTTCTTTGCGTCGGCCCGGACTAGTGTGGATGCGCAAATAGATTCCTCGGTGGGGAGCAAACACTTATGCAGATTCCAAAGTGAGTGGTAGCACGATGCACACGAAGTCACGAGGAGTGGTGAGGCTTGGCGATTCACAGCGAAGACGCCGTTCCAACGCGAGGGAGGAATCACATGCAACCGCTCGATGATATCACCATCGTAGACCTCTCGTTGAAGCTTCCCGGACCGTACGCGACGAAGCTGCTTGCAGACGCCGGTGCAGAGGTGTTGAGCATCGAACCGCCCGGCGGTGACTACCTCGGTGACCCCGAGTCAGAAGAGTACAGACAGACCTATGCCGCGTTGAACGAGGGAAAGCAGTCGATACTCGTAAACCTCAAAGACGAACGCGGGCAGGCGTTCGTACAGGCGGTCGCTGCGGAAGCCGACGTCGTCATCGAGGGGTTCAGCCCCGGGACGGCGAAGAAACTCGGCGTTGACCCGGAGACGTTGCGAGCCGCGAACGAAGACCTCATCTACTGCTCGCTGTCCGGCTACGGCCAAACCGGCCCCCGGCGAAACGAACCCGGCCACGACTTGAACTACCAAGGCGTGGCGGGCTTTCTCGACCCCGACGACCCCACACCCCCGAAAACGGCGGTTGCAGACTATGCCGGGGCGACGATGCTCGCGCTCTCCGTTCTCATCGCGCTCTGGGGGCGAAATCGCGGCGGTGGCGGCCAGTACATCGACCTCGCCATGTTCGACGTCATCGCGTCGTGGAACAGCGTCCACCTGCCGTGGGTGTTGAGCGACGACGAGCCAACCGACTACGACCCCGTCATCGGCGGCGAGTACCCCTGTTACAACACCTACGAAACCGGTGACGGCCGGTATCTCACGCTCGGGGCGATGGAACGCGGGTTCTGGGTCGAGTTGTGTGACTCGCTTGACCTCCCCGAACTCCTCGACGAACAGTTTGCCACGAGTGGGCGGGAGAGTGACGCCTACAAACGCCTCCAGGAGGTGTTCAAGACGCGCTCGCTCGACGAATGGGTCGAGAAATTCGGCCAAGAGTTGCCGGTCTCTGCGGTCCAGACGACGACCGAAGCCCTAAATGACCCGCAGGTGGCGGCGCGCGAGCACCTCGTCGCCGTCGACGAACAGACCGGCGAAATCGTGAATTCGTTTGGCCTGCCCGTCACGTTCAGCCCACTCACAGGCGGCGAAGAGGGACGGGCACTCGATGAAACGCTCGACCGCGCCGGATACGGCGCAGACACGCTCGCCGAACTCGAAGCAAGCGGCGTCATCACGCATCGAGACGAGCCGTAGGAGCTGGCAAGCGCGGAATCTTTATCAGTCAAACCTCGTTCTTTGAGGTATGGGAACAGACGACAGAGAGGAGGGTGCAGAGGAGCGGCGTGCGCGGCTCGCAGAGCACGTAGAGGAGACGAACGGCTACCTCGGCAATCATCTAACGGCGTTGCGAGAGATAGACCCGACATTTTTTGAAGCGTACCTGAATCTCGCAGAACATCCGTGGAAAACCGGCCCGCTCGACCCGAAAGTAAAGGAGTTTATCCTGATTTCGCTCAGCAGTGCGACCACGTCGTTCAACGCCACCGCGACGCGCGAACACATCGGCCGGGCGCTCGACCGTGGTGCGACGTTCAAGGAGGTGCTCGAAGTGCTCGAACTCACGAGTATCCTCGGAATGCACTCAGCGACGGAAGGCTACCCAGTCGTTGTAGAAGAAACAGACCTCGCAGGGGAGGGTGACCCCGAGTTGGTGGCGACGTTGCTCGAAGATCTCGAAGCGCACAAGCCGTTTTTCTCCGCCGTGTGGGACGACGTGCTTGCAATTATCGAAAACGACCCGACGTACTGGCAACACCTGTATGCGTTCTTGCGCCACCCCTACGGCGACCGCGTGCTCCCTCCGAAAGTCATGGAGTTCATCTACATCGCTATCGATATCGGCACGTCGCATCTCTACACCGCCGGCCTCCGCGTCCACGTCAGAAACGCGCTCATGGTTGGGGCGACGCCCGAGGAGATCTTGGAGGTTATCCAACTCGCGAGCGCCACCGGAATTCACGCCGTCTCAGACGGCTTGCCGCTTTTGCTCGAAGAAGCGAAACAACGCGACGCACTCCCCGAAGCGCTCAAAGACCACTGACGGACACCCCCCACGGAATGTTTATACGAATTGCAGGCGACGTTTAACTGAACCATGACTAGCGATGGGCCAGCAGCGCAGTTCACGGATATCGTATTCACCACGGACGGGAACGTCGCGGAAATCGTACTCGACCGACCGGAGAAAGGCAACACCCTCAGACCAGAGACGATCGACGAAATCGACGCCGCACGCGAGTACGCGGAGGACACAGACGGCATCAACGCCCTCGTGATACGCTCGACTGGCGACCGCTTTTTCTCGACGGGTGCAGACCTAAACAGCGTGCTGCCCTTAATCGAAGAAGACGACTCGGACGGGGTGAGCGAGTTTAACGCGAACTGGCACGCGGCGTACCGTCGCATCGAGCAATCGGCCATCCCCATCATCGCTGGCGTCTCCGGAATGGCGCTCGCCGGTGGGTTCGAACTGCTCCTCGTCTGTGACCTCGTGGTCGCCGCCCCCAGCGCGCGCTTTGGCGACCACCACGTCAAGTACAACCTCATCGGTGGTGGTGGCTCGACCCAACGCCTCCCGCGCCTCGTCGGCCTCAGACGAGCGAAAGAACTGTTGCTCACTGAGAAAATGATTTCAGCAGAAACCGCCCGCGAGTGGGGCCTCGTAAACGAGGTTATCGGCGAAGACGACGATCTCGCCGAGGCGACCATGGCTCTCGCAAAAGACGTGGCGAGCCACCATCCGCTCGCGCTTAGACGCCAAAAACACCTCGCCAATCAGAGTGTTGAGATGGCACTCGAACCGAGCTTGAAACTCGAACAGGAGATGGCGAACGTCCATCTGCTCTCGTCGGCCGCACAGGAAGGCCTCGCTGAGTTCATGGACAGAGAGTAAGAGTGATTAGTCGGTGTCAAGGTCTCTGAGGTCAGTTCGCCGCACCTTGCCCGTGACGGTGAGCGGGAGTGCCTCGACAAACTCGATTTCGCGCGGGTACTCGTATTTTGCCAGCCGGTTTTTGGAGTGTTGTTTGAGTTCTTCTGCGAGTGCGTCGGAGGGGGCGTAACCAGATGCGAGTTCCACGTACGCCTTTGGAATCTGGCCGCGAACGTCGTCCGGTACGCCGATGACGCCGACGTTGATGACCGCGGGATG is a window from the Haladaptatus sp. ZSTT2 genome containing:
- a CDS encoding CaiB/BaiF CoA transferase family protein, with protein sequence MQPLDDITIVDLSLKLPGPYATKLLADAGAEVLSIEPPGGDYLGDPESEEYRQTYAALNEGKQSILVNLKDERGQAFVQAVAAEADVVIEGFSPGTAKKLGVDPETLRAANEDLIYCSLSGYGQTGPRRNEPGHDLNYQGVAGFLDPDDPTPPKTAVADYAGATMLALSVLIALWGRNRGGGGQYIDLAMFDVIASWNSVHLPWVLSDDEPTDYDPVIGGEYPCYNTYETGDGRYLTLGAMERGFWVELCDSLDLPELLDEQFATSGRESDAYKRLQEVFKTRSLDEWVEKFGQELPVSAVQTTTEALNDPQVAAREHLVAVDEQTGEIVNSFGLPVTFSPLTGGEEGRALDETLDRAGYGADTLAELEASGVITHRDEP
- a CDS encoding carboxymuconolactone decarboxylase family protein is translated as MGTDDREEGAEERRARLAEHVEETNGYLGNHLTALREIDPTFFEAYLNLAEHPWKTGPLDPKVKEFILISLSSATTSFNATATREHIGRALDRGATFKEVLEVLELTSILGMHSATEGYPVVVEETDLAGEGDPELVATLLEDLEAHKPFFSAVWDDVLAIIENDPTYWQHLYAFLRHPYGDRVLPPKVMEFIYIAIDIGTSHLYTAGLRVHVRNALMVGATPEEILEVIQLASATGIHAVSDGLPLLLEEAKQRDALPEALKDH
- a CDS encoding enoyl-CoA hydratase/isomerase family protein, translated to MTSDGPAAQFTDIVFTTDGNVAEIVLDRPEKGNTLRPETIDEIDAAREYAEDTDGINALVIRSTGDRFFSTGADLNSVLPLIEEDDSDGVSEFNANWHAAYRRIEQSAIPIIAGVSGMALAGGFELLLVCDLVVAAPSARFGDHHVKYNLIGGGGSTQRLPRLVGLRRAKELLLTEKMISAETAREWGLVNEVIGEDDDLAEATMALAKDVASHHPLALRRQKHLANQSVEMALEPSLKLEQEMANVHLLSSAAQEGLAEFMDRE